Genomic window (Deltaproteobacteria bacterium):
TTTGAATTCTTCTTAGGGTGCCAAGATCAGCTTTTCTTCCTGATTCAACCCGCTGAAGTGTTGGCGGATTAAAATCAAAAGCAGCTGCAAAATCATGAATGGATACACCCAAAGCCGCTCTAACGTTTCTAATTTTTTCATAAGTGAATGAATTAGCGATGACTGGTTCAAATATAAATGTAGAAGGTCCCCTTCTGCCAATGGATACTAGTAAAATTATGGGATTAGATTCATCAACTGAAATCCCTTGGGAAAAACAATAGTCTTTATATGCTGGATTATCTGGTGAAGGAATTCTATCTGCGAATGAAGGAAATAGTTTTTTTTTCGATAGGTGAATTTTTTTAAAAAGATCTAACTCTTTACCAATCGGAATTGCCATTTTTGACATGGAATATTTTTGATCGTACCTGAATTCGAATTGATTTTTGAAGCTATCCCAATTTAAGGTGCCAACAAAAAAACGTCGTTTACGGCTCTCTGAAAAAACATGAAGTTGATTTTTATCTATTTTTGAAAAATCTATCTTATAAGTCATTGACCATCTCCTGATATGCTTCATCTGGACGAAATTTATATATATGTTCTAGGTTTGAAGTTCCGCTGCTTTTTTTTATAAAGACCTTTGTAACAAAAAGTTTTTCTGATAAAAAATCAATATAATAAAATTCAGGTACTGGTAAGCTCAAGGTCCTAGCAATTTGGTTACAAAGATATTCTATTTCGGGAAGTTCAGGAGCCTCTGTGCTTTCCCTCATTTTAAAAATATAATTTTCACCTCCCAGATCAGCCGAATATTTTTTAAATTTTCAATGGTAGAAACTAGTACTGCTGTAGGATTCATTTATTTTTGAATCTGTACTTTGCGCTGATCTTTGTTTAAGACTGATGAACTCATTTTTAGAATCAGTTTTGAACCAATTAACAAAACATCTTTCATATAGTCCATACTTCGTGGTGCCGCTGATTATTTTATTGCATTTTAAGCACTTCATGTCGTTACCATCATCAAATGATATCATATGATGTCAACAATTTATTGATACTATATGATATCATAATAATGATATTATCATATAGTATCAATAAATTGTTCAGTATTTTTATGTAGTTAAGTTGAAAATACGAAAATTAACTAGACCTGATTTCCACAGCATTTTTTGTATTTTTTCCCGCTTCCACATGGGCAGGCATCATTACGGCCAATTTTTGAGGATTCTCTGATTTGGGTTTGAATTTTAGGAGTTGGATTTTCCTTACTTCTGTCGGTTGTCGAAGTGCCAGAGACAAATCGCCAGTGGCCATTTTCATTTTTTCTGAACTGGGAGGTCTCATGATGATCATAGTGAGTGGCCCCTTCTTTGTAACTCGCAATAAACTCTACAGTGCCTTTTTTATCAGTTTTTGAGCCGGTGGCGTTTAAAATTTTTAATCCTAACCATTCAGATTCTAGTGCCCATTTCTTAGCTTTGGTGGGATGGAAATCCTTTTGCGATTCGGGAGCTAGAGTCTCTTTGATATAGTCAATCAAGCCTTTCGTATAAGCTGTATATCGGGATCTCATCAGCTGTTCCGCCGTTTCAGGATAATTGGTGCCTTTGATAAAAGGTTTGCAACAAGATTCGTAACTTTGAATGGATCCACAGGGGCAGTTCATATTTACCGTTTCTTTTGGGGTTTAGAAAAATAATCAGACTTAGATTTAAGTCTAACTTTTAATAAAATCAAATAGTATCCAATATAAATACTACTTCAATAGTAGAGAAGCGAGTCTAGGATTTTTGAGTTTTAAATTATTCGATTTAGAAGAATTCAAAAAACAAATATCATTAAAATGTTGTCAACTTTAATTCCACTGAGACTTGTTAAATTTTATGGAGGTTCTGTGAAGAGCAATTTAATTAGAGGTATTCATTTATTTTCAGTATTTTCAATGTTGGTATGTTGTACCAATACGACGATTAAATCATCTGATACCATGAGTGCCAAAAATGAAACCATATCAAGAACTATTGCCGCTGAAGAGTACCCTATCGAGATGAGAAATCCAGAATCCAAATTGACTTATTGGGGAGAATATCAAGCTGTCACAAAAGATCTTAAATCCAAAAAGAAATATGCCTTAGACCGAACGGATTCGGGTCTAATCAATCTAATTATTCCTGGCCAAGGAAAGGCTGCTGAAATTGTTAAAAATGAAAAGCTTTTTGCTTTGTCAAATCCAGAGTTATATCATTTTTTAGTATGGATGAGGGCCAATCCTATTTCGACGTTTCAAGATATTAGAAATAACCAACAAAGTGCGGATAGTCCTAAGGGAATCATGCGGTTTAAACCCTTGCCAAAGAAAAAATTTGCTTACCAACCGGTTGCGGATACCATTGTGGTTACTAAAATGGATGATGTTCTTGAACTGATGGATCAGCCAAAAATATTTTCAGTAAGAAATTATACAAAAAAAATGGAGGAGTCAGTTGGTCCTTTTATGTTGGCCTACGATGAATCAAGATACAATCTCAAAGAAAAACCATGGATGCGAAAAATGCTGCCTGCCAGTGATTTACCACGAGTCAGAAAGCTGGTTAAAGATATTTCTTTAGGAGTTCTGGCAGAGCAGAGATATGTGGGAAGTGATATTAGAGGAAAAGAGTTTGGTCGGATCGAAGTTATCAATCAATATGCTCGTCGTTCTCCCATCTTGTTCACTCAACAGTATTTTGGGCTAAAAGGTGTTCACATAGAAAAACTGTTTGATTGGTCAAGAGCGACTCAAGATGATTTTTTCCACAATTTAGTTAGTGATTCTAGCGTGAAAAAAAATGCAGAAATCGCGGGGAAAGAGCTACATGAATATTTAAAAGAGTATATTCCTCGAAGAGAGAAAGAAATTCAAAAGGAAATGGCACAAAGAAGCATTAGCAGGGATGAAAATAGTCCATCCTATAAGTCTTATTATGAAGAGCTTGATATTCTGAGCCGACTGATATTAGATAATAATCCGGATGTTGTTATTTCAGAACATGATGACAAGGCTGCTCGAATAAGAAGTAACATTATTGGAACCTTGGTGGGTGGGATCGAAACAACTCAGGCCGCGATAGCTCAAGCTTTTAATGAAATTCAAAAAAGACCAACATGGTTAAAATATGCACAAGATGTTGCAAGTAAAGCAGAAATCGCCGAAGTGAATCATGATGAAAAAAGCCTTAGCTTTTATACCTCAGAAATGGAAAAGTTAGTTTGGGAAGCTCTAAGATTTCATCCTGTAAATCCAATAGTCGTTCGATACGCAGAAGAGGATTACAAAATGAAAAATGGGTTTAAAATTCCCAAAGGAGCCCATGTTTTAATCGCGACT
Coding sequences:
- a CDS encoding helix-turn-helix transcriptional regulator translates to MTYKIDFSKIDKNQLHVFSESRKRRFFVGTLNWDSFKNQFEFRYDQKYSMSKMAIPIGKELDLFKKIHLSKKKLFPSFADRIPSPDNPAYKDYCFSQGISVDESNPIILLVSIGRRGPSTFIFEPVIANSFTYEKIRNVRAALGVSIHDFAAAFDFNPPTLQRVESGRKADLGTLRRIQIYLEFPKVALWQLEMNAGKINASTFQKLWSFFENNLAPLN
- a CDS encoding YchJ family protein → MNCPCGSIQSYESCCKPFIKGTNYPETAEQLMRSRYTAYTKGLIDYIKETLAPESQKDFHPTKAKKWALESEWLGLKILNATGSKTDKKGTVEFIASYKEGATHYDHHETSQFRKNENGHWRFVSGTSTTDRSKENPTPKIQTQIRESSKIGRNDACPCGSGKKYKKCCGNQV
- a CDS encoding cytochrome P450 → MKSNLIRGIHLFSVFSMLVCCTNTTIKSSDTMSAKNETISRTIAAEEYPIEMRNPESKLTYWGEYQAVTKDLKSKKKYALDRTDSGLINLIIPGQGKAAEIVKNEKLFALSNPELYHFLVWMRANPISTFQDIRNNQQSADSPKGIMRFKPLPKKKFAYQPVADTIVVTKMDDVLELMDQPKIFSVRNYTKKMEESVGPFMLAYDESRYNLKEKPWMRKMLPASDLPRVRKLVKDISLGVLAEQRYVGSDIRGKEFGRIEVINQYARRSPILFTQQYFGLKGVHIEKLFDWSRATQDDFFHNLVSDSSVKKNAEIAGKELHEYLKEYIPRREKEIQKEMAQRSISRDENSPSYKSYYEELDILSRLILDNNPDVVISEHDDKAARIRSNIIGTLVGGIETTQAAIAQAFNEIQKRPTWLKYAQDVASKAEIAEVNHDEKSLSFYTSEMEKLVWEALRFHPVNPIVVRYAEEDYKMKNGFKIPKGAHVLIATQSAMFDEQYFNNPNSFEPNRINSEKFIALAKSDSFVKKSSYPDVQNFENSENHIRSTKWTKFQKSYFHLGYGHHRCLGDYIGEIHVPEMAMQLFKLPNVKVVDGQAGNLDFRYLRVTNFLGDKFYYSFPESYSIEFETNSQLPRIKKLLEKKPIEIANRNYAYDFFLQDFDRNVYRRCLAGWDIDKEASQLKKDDFFKGMGNASLTHDLNGDGSSKDLLFCRLNREFQKCMTDKEKELKFHHLGGEERTTGPKSQLNDFDKHQAAYEGCSKNLNLTEQAFYENLFFGKSIDLSSLDLSKSIRNNDAFKFEDDLKFYNRFNSRESMLNPLGWKKIPESEKALMYTRFDLDFRLCFGKKVNLEKIQPLKAYNQCKDGVYMPKQFIKVGSLSQVERFYMLRDYLKVPGVNSVDSVKGVETSLEKENP